In Nicotiana tabacum cultivar K326 chromosome 19, ASM71507v2, whole genome shotgun sequence, one DNA window encodes the following:
- the LOC107762693 gene encoding protein PHOTOPERIODIC CONTROL OF HYPOCOTYL 1: protein MSDRVTQSYSDCDGRAGKSMHSVQSVWMAHWTRTSYNATAETHNHAPSSSANKENDQDSKPPQSIVKLETVSRLSKSIKRLRESETQAFGVVNETLRTSSRTIANETLGCRSILASKPLPDNPIQYLSREGEKTRNPFIRSFLAAKDEVPRLGMLEPEHYNYHNNSASLVCKEKLNDQQKLPHPLHDVEAMRISNTMDPVMGLAGYYSRISQTTHSLLITNRTDANLLEGNKVVRNSRIWSEFNGKNVSLSDNDSPSKSFGHYKGGMKLQLLDCSKGSEGKENNEDSKRSKVVLKNESSAETDTMDMDVFQQKNQLCGPSSSIIKKVNKMDQISPRSATDCSRKEAGRKRFYLDINLELPAPTDNAEPSSSRTESLDLDLILARAERPTSSRTDFCPEGLLGQDPSSRWVKRLKVGASGSLAFGTKSSSLIGESSHEKAHKFLSKMTKATMTSSQPTSSKLHGKELMAHENSSPSSMNSIKKDLELLTSHSWIQRLLRDRATAAQKRRAQPVVVCEPQSSKLEIDDFQKKQLPSLGAMALMGKAMNGFQPCEFHRRGPLVVWNTGSF from the exons ATGTCTGATCGTGTTACACAATCGTATTCGGATTGTGATGGAAGAGCTGGGAAGTCTATGCATTCAGTTCAATCTGTTTGGATGGCGCATTGGACCAGAACAAGCTACAATGCTACAGCAGAAACACACAATCACGCTCCTAGTTCTAGCGCAAACAAGGAAAATGATCAAGATTCTAAGCCTCCCCAGTCAATTGTTAAACTGGAGACAGTGTCTAGGCTTTCTAAGTCCATCAAAAGATTAAGAGAATCTGAAACTCAAGCATTTGGAGTCGTTAACGAGACCCTCAGAACAAGTTCAAGAACCATTGCGAATGAAACTCTAGGTTGTCGCAGCATTCTTGCATCGAAGCCTTTGCCTGATAATCCTATCCAGTATTTAAGTAGAGAAGGTGAAAAGACGCGGAATCCATTCATAAGATCATTTCTAGCAGCAAAAGATGAAGTGCCAAGATTGGGAATGTTAGAGCCTGAACATTATAATTATCATAATAATTCAGCATCATTGGTCTGTAAAGAGAAACTGAATGATCAACAAAAGTTACCACATCCTTTGCATGATGTAGAGGCAATGAGAATAAGCAATACTATGGACCCTGTAATGGGACTAGCTGGATATTATTCCCGCATTTCTCAGACAACTCATAGTTTGTTAATCACAAATAGAACAGATGCTAATCTGTTGGAAGGAAACAAAGTCGTTCGGAATTCAAGGATATGGAGTGAATTCAATGGGAAGAATGTATCGTTAAGTGATAATGATAGCCCATCTAAATCTTTTGGTCATTATAAGGGAGGAATGAAGCTTCAACTTTTAGACTGCTCCAAAGGCagtgaaggaaaagaaaataatgaaGACAGTAAGCGTTCTAAAGTTGTGTTAAAGAATGAATCTTCAGCTGAAACTGATACTATGGACATGGATGTGTTTCAGCAGAAGAACCAGCTTTGTG gtcctagttcttccataATAAAGAAG GTGAATAAAATGGACCAAATTTCACCTCGGTCTGCAACTGACTGCTCCAGGAAAGAAGCTGGACGCAAACGGTTCTACTTGGATATAAACTTGGAGCTGCCTGCTCCAACTGATAATGCGGAGCCAAGTTCTTCCAGAACTGAAAGTTTGGACTTGGATTTAATACTCGCCCGTGCTGAACGGCCCACTTCTTCAAGAACTGATTTCTGTCCTGAAGGGCTTCTTGGACAGGACCCTAGTAGTAGATGGGTTAAACGCCTGAAAGTGGGCGCTTCTGGTTCTTTGGCTTTTGGTACTAAAAGCTCCAGTTTAATAGGGGAGTCATCACATGAAAAAGCACACAAGTTCCTTAGCAAAATGACTAAAGCAACCATGACTAGCTCCCAGCCAACATCTAGTAAACTTCACGGTAAAGAATTGATGGCTCACGAAAACTCTAGCCCCTCTTCTATGAACAGTATCAAGAAAGATCTGGAGTTATTGACTTCACACTCTTGGATTCAAAGGTTGCTTCGTGATAGGGCTACCGCTGCACAAAAGAGGCGGGCCCAACCAGTGGTGGTTTGTGAGCCTCAAAGCTCAAAGTTGGAGATTGATGATTTCCAGAAGAAGCAGCTTCCGAGTCTTGGCGCCATGGCTCTCATGGGAAAGGCAATGAATGGTTTTCAGCCATGTGAATTTCACAGAAGAGGCCCTTTAGTTGTTTGGAACACCGGGAGTTTCTGA
- the LOC107762694 gene encoding glucose-1-phosphate adenylyltransferase large subunit 1 — MDTYCVALKSTAHLGRVSKGGFENGEKEFLGEQIRGSLNNNNLRVNNLSKSLKLEKKESKIKPGVAFSVITTENGKETLTVETPRFDRRRANPKNVASVILGGGAGTKLFPLTSRAATPAVPVGGCYRLIDIPMSNCINSGINKIFVLTQYNSAPLNRHIARTYFGNGVSFGDGFVEVLAATQTPGETGKKWFQGTADAVRQFIWVFEDAKNKDIDNILILSGDHLYRMDYMDLVQNHIDRNSDITLSCAPAGDSRASDFGLVKIDSRGRVVQFAEKPKGFDLKTMQVDTTLIGLSPQEAKRSPYIASMGVYVFKTDVLLKLLKWRYPTANDFGSEIIPAAINEHNVQAYIFRDYWEDIGTIKSFYDANLALTAEFPKFEFYDPKTPFYTSPRFLPPTKIDNCKIKDAIISHGCFLRECSVDHSIVGERSRLDCGVELKDTLMMGADYYQTESEIASLLAEGKVPIGIGENTKIRNCIIDKNAKIGKDVVIMNKDGVQEADRPEEGFYIRGGLTIIAEKATIKDGTVI, encoded by the exons ATGGATACTTACTGTGTGGCTTTGAAATCAACTGCCCATTTGGGGAGAGTGAGCAAAGGTGGCTTTGAAAATGGTGAGAAAGAGTTTTTGGGGGAGCAGATTAGAGGGAGTTTAAACAACAACAATCTCAGGGTTAATAATTTGTCGAAAAGtttgaaacttgagaagaaggaAAGCAAGATCAAACCTGGGGTTGCTTTCTCTGTTATCACTACTGAAAATGGCAAAGAGACGCTG ACTGTAGAGACGCCACGTTTTGACAGACGACGGGCAAATCCCAAGAATGTGGCTTCAGTGATACTAGGAGGAGGTGCAGGGACCAAGTTATTCCCGCTTACGAGTAGAGCTGCAACCCCTGCT GTACCGGTTGGAGGATGCTACAGGCTAATAGACATCCCAATGAGCAACTGTATCAACAGTGGTATTAACAAGATATTTGTGTTGACCCAGTACAATTCTGCTCCCTTGAATCGTCACATTGCTCGAACATATTTTGGCAATGGTGTGAGCTTTGGAGATGGATTTGTTGAG GTATTGGCTGCAACTCAGACACCTGGGGAAACTGGGAAAAAATGGTTTCAAGGAACTGCAGATGCTGTTAGACAATTTATATGGGTTTTTGAG GATGCCAAGAACAAAGATATTGATAATATCCTTATTTTATCTGGGGATCATCTTTATAGGATGGATTATATGGATTTGGTGCAG AACCATATTGACCGGAATTCTGATATTACACTTTCATGTGCACCAGCTGGGGACAG CCGGGCATCAGATTTCGGGCTGGTCAAAATTGACAGTAGAGGCAGAGTTGTCCAGTTTGCTGAAAAACCAAAAGGTTTTGATCTAAAAACAATG CAAGTAGATACTACTCTCATAGGATTATCTCCACAAGAAGCGAAGAGATCCCCTTATATTGCTTCAATGGGGGTTTATGTATTCAAGACAGATGTATTGTTGAAGCTGCTGAAATGGAGATATCCTACAGCTAATGATTTTGGCTCTGAAATTATACCGGCAGCTATAAACGAGCACAATGTTCAA GCATACATATTCAGAGACTACTGGGAGGACATTGGAACAATAAAATCTTTTTATGATGCTAACTTGGCCCTCACTGCAGAG TTTCCAAAGTTTGAATTTTACGATCCAAAAACACCTTTTTACACATCTCCTAGGTTCCTTCCACCAACCAAGATCGACAATTGCAAG ATTAAGGATGCCATAATCTCTCATGGGTGTTTCTTGCGCGAATGTTCAGTGGATCACTCCATAGTGGGTGAAAGATCGCGCTTAGATTGTGGTGTTGAACTGAAG GATACTCTAATGATGGGAGCAGACTATTACCAAACAGAATCTGAGATTGCATCGCTGCTAGCAGAGGGGAAGGTACCAATTGGAATTGgagaaaacacaaaaataag GAATTGTATCATTGACAAGAATGCAAAGATAGGAAAGGATGTTGTGATCATGAATAAAGAT GGTGTTCAAGAAGCAGATAGACCGGAGGAAGGATTCTACATAAGGGGAGGATTAACCATTATAGCAGAGAAAGCTACAATTAAAGATGGAACTGTCATATGA